The genomic stretch GCCGACCGCTGCTCCTTCTCGGCGGCGGCCTGCTCCTTGGCCGGCACGATCGTGAACTCGACGTCCTCGCCGGGCTTGTGCTCGGTCACCAGTTCGGCGACGTCCGCCGGCTCCTTGACGGCCTTGCCGTCGACCGCCTTGATCACATCACCGGCGTGCAACTTGCCCTCGGCCGGGGAGTCCTTGACGACCGTGGAGACGATCACCCAGGACTGCACGGGGATGTCCAGCGCCTCCAGGGCGGCGACCTTCGCGCTCTCCTGGGACTGGCTGAACTCCTCGGCGTTCTCCTGGGTCGACTCCTCCTCGGTCTTGCCGTCCGGGTAGAGCGTCTCGTGCGGCACGACCTTGTTGTCGTGCGCGAGCCAGCCGTAGACGGCCTCGACGAGGTTCATCTTGTAGTCGGCGCTGGTGACCCGGACCGTGGTCATGTTCAGGTTGCCGCTGGTGGCGTACGTCTTGCGCCCCGAGATCTGGAGCACCGGCTCGCCGTCGTGATCCCCGAGGGTGTTCACCGTCGGCCCCGGGGACATCTCCGAGTACGGCACGGGGATGAACACTCCCGCGCACAGAAGCGCGATCAGCATCAGGGTGGAGGCGAGCATCGTCGCGGTGCGGCGTGGCATGCCACGACAGTACGGGACGCCCCTGTCAGCGTCCCGTCAGGGCCGCGTCTTCTCCATGGCGGCCCGGAACCGGGCATATCCGTCCAGCTCGGGTCCGTCGCTTCGGACCCTGCGGGTCCGGTTGGCCCAACTGCCCCACAGACCGGCGCCGACCGCAGCGACAAGCGGAATCAGCAACCAGGCGAGCGCCGCCATGCCGTCCTCCCAACCCCTATGAGCGACCGCAACTGACTGATCAGCAGATTAACCATCCGCACTGACAACGCTCACGCCAGGGGTGCGGTTACGCAACCGGAGGGGGGTTGGGGTACCCGGTCCGGCTCAACAGGCGCCGACCCACTCCTCGGTGCCGTCGGAGAACTTCTGGTGCTTCCAGATGGGCACCTCGTGCTTGAGATCGTCGATCAGCTTGCGACAGGCCTCGAAGGCCTCCCCGCGATGGGGGCAGGAAACGGCGACGACGACGGCAAGATCCCCGACGCTGAGATCCCCGACCCGATGCACGGCGGCAAGCGCCCTGACGGGGTACTCCGCGACAACCTTCTCGGCGATTCGCCGCATCTCGGCCTCGGCACTGGGATGGCAGGAGTACCCGAGTGCATCGACATCGGCACCCCCGTCGTGATTCCGCACGGTCCCCACGAACAGCGCCGTCCCCCCTGCGGCCTCGTCCCCGACGGCCCGGAAGACCTCGTCCAGAGAGAGCGCGGTCTCCCGAATGGAGATCAACTTGATGGGATCCTGCGCGGCCTGCTCACCGGGATGGTCGTTCATGGGTGCCATGCCCTCTATCGTGCCCCACCGGAAGCAACCCACGGAATACCGAAATCACCCGGCACACACGCGTACGACTTTGGAGCGTTGTACAAGTGCGGGTAGCTGCGGGCAGTCGTGCCGCTGGGGCGGCACGGGTGCCTCAGATCCGCCGCCGAGCCTTCCGAGCCCGCCGCACCACGGCCGCCGCACCCAGCAACGCCACCGTCGCCCCCGCGGCCCCCGCAGCCGTCGCATCCTTCCGCCCCAGCCGCCGCCCGGCGACCGTGTGCCGCCCGGCCACCTCCTCCAGCAGCTCGGCCAGCACCTCCTCGTTGGTCCACTGCGGCCGCCACCCCGCGTCATGCAACCGGCTTCCACTGACCACCCAGGGATACATCGTGTACGCGAGATCCCCGGCCGGCGACGGCGTCAGCCCGATCCGGTGCAGCCGAGCCGCCGCCCCCAGCGCGACCGCGGACGGCAGCTCCATCCGCCGGATCCCGCTGAGCTCCTCGACCTCCTCCTGCTCCAGCCACCCGTCGCACCCGACGGCCAGCTCCCCGTCGACCTTCTCCTGGACGGCGTACTCCAGAGCACTGCACAGATCCTCGACATGACAGAACTGCCAGGCGGGCCGGGACCCGGCCACGACAAGCAGCCGCGGTGACTCGAAGTACCTGGTCAGCGCGGTATCCGTACCTCCCACGAGCACCGCGGGCCGCACCACGGTCACATTCAGTCCCGGATGCGCCCGCGGAGCGCGCCGCGCCAGGCGCTCGATCTCCAGCAGATCCCCCACGCCGGTCGCCTCGGCAGTGGCCCGCAGCTCCGCGTCCTCCGACAGCGGCAGCTCGTTGTCGGGCAGCGCGCCGTAGACCATGGAGGACGTGCACAGCACGACGCGATGCACCCCGGCGGCGGCCGCGGCCGTCAGCACGGTCTGCGTCCCCCGGACGTTGTAGGCCGTCCGGGCGGCGGCGTCGGTCTCCAGATCGAGGTCGAGCGCGAGATGCACCACCGCGTCGGCGCCCCGCAGCTTGTCCGCGATGGCCGGATCGCGGACGTCCAGGATGTGCCACTGCGCGTCCGCGCACTCACCCCGCCGCTCATCGATGGCGATGACCTGCTTGATCGCCTCGGACGCGGCGAGCCGCTCGGTGAGCAGGGCGCCTACGCCGGACGCGGCACCGGTTACCGCCACGACGGGCCCGCGCGCGGCGGGACTGGTTGACTGGTTTCGCGCTGCGCGAACCTGCGGATCAGGGGAACTCACCGGGCGTCTCCAGCGGTTGTCTTCAGTACGGACGCGAGTGACGCGTACGTACCAGGTGGCATCCATCCTGCCGCAGGCCGAGAGTCGGCGAAGCACCGAGGCCCCAACCGCCCGTGGTGTCTACGCTGGGTGGTGTTATCGGGCAGTCGCGCCGTCGGAGACAGACCGGCGGCCTTACCAGCCGAGGAATCCCGTGAGTGACACCCCATTCGGATTCGGCCTTCCGCCGGAGGAGCCGGACGACGGCGACGAGGGCAAGAAGAAGGACCAGCAGAGCGGTGGTGGTCAGGGACCGGCCAACCCGTTCGGATTCGGCGGGCTGCCCGGTGCCGGTGGCTTTGGCGGCCCCGGCGCGGACAACCCGTTCGCTGCCATGTTCGGTTCGCTGAACCCCACCGACCTGGGCGCCGCATTCCAGCAGCTCGGCCAGATGCTCTCGTACGAGGGCGGCCCGGTGAACTGGGACATGGCCAAGCAGATCGCCCGCCAGACGGTCTCCCAGGGCACCTCGGACGGCACCAAGGACGCGAGCGTCGGCTCCGCCGAGCGCACCGCGGTCGAGGAGTCCGTCCGCCTGGCGGACCTCTGGCTCGACGACGCGACGTCGCTGCCGTCCGGCGCCGGTTCCGCGGTGGCCTGGTCCCGCGCGGAGTGGGTCGAGGCGACCCTGCCGGCCTGGAAGGAGCTCGTGGACCCGGTCGCCGAGCGCGTCGGCACCGCCATGGGTGACGTCCTGCCGGAGGAGATGCAGGCCATGGCCGGCCCGCTGATCGGCATGATGCGCTCCATGGGCGGCGCCATGTTCGGCACGCAGATCGGGCAGGCCGTCGGCGTGCTCGCGGGCGAGGTCGTCGGCTCCACCGACATCGGCCTGCCGCTCGGCCCGGTCGGCAAGGCCGCGCTGCTGCCGGTGAACATCGAGGCGTTCGGCAAGGACCTCGGTGTGCCGAAGGAGGAGGTGCGGCTGTATCTCGCCCTGCGCGAGGCCGCCCACCAGCGCCTCTTCGCGCATGTGCCGTGGCTGCGCTCGCACCTGTTCGGCGCGGTCGACGGGTACGCGCGCGGGATCAAGGTCGACACCGCCAAGCTGGAGGACGTGGTCGGCCAGTTCGACCCGCAGAACCCCGAGCAGCTTCAGGACGCCCTTCAGCAGGGCATGTTCCAGCCGGAGGACACGCCCGAGCAGAAGGCGGCCCTGGCCCGTCTGGAGACGGCTCTGGCGCTGGTCGAGGGCTGGGTGGACGCTGTGGTGCACGCGGCCGCGAAGCCGCGTCTGTCGTCCGCGGACGCGCTGCGCGAGACCCTGCGCCGCCGTCGCGCCTCGGGCGGCCCGGCCGAGCAGACGTTCGCCACGCTGATCGGTCTTGAGCTGCGTCCGCGCCGGCTGCGCGACGCCTCGCGTCTGTGGGCCTCGCTCACGGACGCGCGCGGTGTCGACGGCCGTGACGCGCTGTGGGCCCACCCGGACATGCTGCCCACGGCGACCGACCTGGACGACCCGGACGGCTTCGTCCACCGCGAGCAGATGGACTTCTCCGAGCTGGACAAGATGCTCGGCGAGGCGGCCGACGGCTCCGCGGGGAAGCCGGACCTGACCAAGGACAAGGACACCGAGAAGGACGACGACAGCGAGTGAGCCTGCACGACGACGCGGTCCTGGTGCTCAAGGGGTACGAGGACCAGGCGGAGCTGCGCCAGGTCTATCTCGACCATCTCGCGGCCCGTCCGGACGGCATGTGGAAGGCCTGCGAGTCCGGGCACATCACGGCGAGCGCCCTGGTGATCGACCCCTCGCGCGGGCGGGTGCTGCTGACCCTGCACAAGAAGCTGCGCATGTGGCTCCAGATGGGCGGCCACTGCGAGCCGGTCGACGAGACGCTGGCGGCGGCCGCCCTGCGCGAGGGCACCGAGGAGTCCGGCATCACGGGCCTGACCCTGCTGCCCGGCGGGCCTGTCCGCCTGGACCGCCACCACACCCCGTGCGCCTGGCACCTGGACGTCCAGTACGCCGCCGTGGCCCCGCCCGGCGCCCTGGAGACCATCAGCGACGAGTCCCTGGACCTGCGCTGGTTCCCCTACGCCGAGGTGCCGGACGTGGCGGACGACTCCGTCGTACGACTGCTCGAAGCGACCCGCGCGCGGCTGTGAACGTGTAAGGGGCGACCGCAATGGACGGTCGCCCCTTACCTGTGTGCCTGCGTCAACTCCAGACGTTGCCCTGGTTCTGGGCGCGGACGCCCTGCTGGCCCATGCCGTACTGCGCGGCGAGGCCGGAGCCGATCTGGGCGTTCTGCGGCGGCAGCAGCTCGCTGGGCTGCACCAGCGCGTAGCCGCTGCCCATGAAGCTGAGCTCCCAGCCCTCACCGGTGTTGCCACGGCGCCGCCACACCCCGGAGGAGTGCGTCTGGGCCTGCATCTGCACGCGCAGACCGGTGGACCAGGCGACAATGGCGTCGGCGTCGCAGTTGACGTACTTGTCCGGCGTGACCTGCATCATCAGCGGCATGCCGGAGGTCATCAGGGCGACCTTGCCGCGGCCGGTGATGTTGAGCTGGTACTTCCCGGAGCCGGAGATGCCGTAGAGGCTGTCCACGGCGATGACCTCGTGGTGCAGCGAGGAGTCCATCGCCAGCACATAGCTGCTGTCGACGGTCAGCCCGTCCTGGTCCACGTC from Streptomyces davaonensis JCM 4913 encodes the following:
- a CDS encoding YlbL family protein, producing the protein MPRRTATMLASTLMLIALLCAGVFIPVPYSEMSPGPTVNTLGDHDGEPVLQISGRKTYATSGNLNMTTVRVTSADYKMNLVEAVYGWLAHDNKVVPHETLYPDGKTEEESTQENAEEFSQSQESAKVAALEALDIPVQSWVIVSTVVKDSPAEGKLHAGDVIKAVDGKAVKEPADVAELVTEHKPGEDVEFTIVPAKEQAAAEKEQRSATKTQKVTITTATSDDAGEKRAIVGISAGTDHTFPFTIDIKLADVGGPSAGLMFALGIYDKLTPGALTGGAFVAGTGTIDEDGKVGPIGGIEMKTVGARDKGAEYFLTPAENCASAAKDTPDGLTLVKVGTIDDALGALKDIRAGDTADLPKCSAS
- a CDS encoding AIM24 family protein, with the protein product MQSPLFAYNDQQTQERWSLQNKQMLRLTLEGHDDILARKGTMVAYQGLVEFDAEYQSNQQGRARAHTGEGLDLMRCHGQGTVYLANLKQHIHLVDVDQDGLTVDSSYVLAMDSSLHHEVIAVDSLYGISGSGKYQLNITGRGKVALMTSGMPLMMQVTPDKYVNCDADAIVAWSTGLRVQMQAQTHSSGVWRRRGNTGEGWELSFMGSGYALVQPSELLPPQNAQIGSGLAAQYGMGQQGVRAQNQGNVWS
- a CDS encoding SDR family oxidoreductase encodes the protein MSSPDPQVRAARNQSTSPAARGPVVAVTGAASGVGALLTERLAASEAIKQVIAIDERRGECADAQWHILDVRDPAIADKLRGADAVVHLALDLDLETDAAARTAYNVRGTQTVLTAAAAAGVHRVVLCTSSMVYGALPDNELPLSEDAELRATAEATGVGDLLEIERLARRAPRAHPGLNVTVVRPAVLVGGTDTALTRYFESPRLLVVAGSRPAWQFCHVEDLCSALEYAVQEKVDGELAVGCDGWLEQEEVEELSGIRRMELPSAVALGAAARLHRIGLTPSPAGDLAYTMYPWVVSGSRLHDAGWRPQWTNEEVLAELLEEVAGRHTVAGRRLGRKDATAAGAAGATVALLGAAAVVRRARKARRRI
- a CDS encoding molybdenum cofactor biosynthesis protein MoaE — encoded protein: MAPMNDHPGEQAAQDPIKLISIRETALSLDEVFRAVGDEAAGGTALFVGTVRNHDGGADVDALGYSCHPSAEAEMRRIAEKVVAEYPVRALAAVHRVGDLSVGDLAVVVAVSCPHRGEAFEACRKLIDDLKHEVPIWKHQKFSDGTEEWVGAC
- a CDS encoding NUDIX hydrolase, whose translation is MSLHDDAVLVLKGYEDQAELRQVYLDHLAARPDGMWKACESGHITASALVIDPSRGRVLLTLHKKLRMWLQMGGHCEPVDETLAAAALREGTEESGITGLTLLPGGPVRLDRHHTPCAWHLDVQYAAVAPPGALETISDESLDLRWFPYAEVPDVADDSVVRLLEATRARL
- a CDS encoding zinc-dependent metalloprotease — its product is MSDTPFGFGLPPEEPDDGDEGKKKDQQSGGGQGPANPFGFGGLPGAGGFGGPGADNPFAAMFGSLNPTDLGAAFQQLGQMLSYEGGPVNWDMAKQIARQTVSQGTSDGTKDASVGSAERTAVEESVRLADLWLDDATSLPSGAGSAVAWSRAEWVEATLPAWKELVDPVAERVGTAMGDVLPEEMQAMAGPLIGMMRSMGGAMFGTQIGQAVGVLAGEVVGSTDIGLPLGPVGKAALLPVNIEAFGKDLGVPKEEVRLYLALREAAHQRLFAHVPWLRSHLFGAVDGYARGIKVDTAKLEDVVGQFDPQNPEQLQDALQQGMFQPEDTPEQKAALARLETALALVEGWVDAVVHAAAKPRLSSADALRETLRRRRASGGPAEQTFATLIGLELRPRRLRDASRLWASLTDARGVDGRDALWAHPDMLPTATDLDDPDGFVHREQMDFSELDKMLGEAADGSAGKPDLTKDKDTEKDDDSE